A window of the Pseudodesulfovibrio sp. JC047 genome harbors these coding sequences:
- a CDS encoding ParB N-terminal domain-containing protein codes for MHLSNEIFTVSADTLDASGAHLFWTAKPETSLLNSIEEFGQATPILVCQSPEGLVLIAGHARLTALSTHGLPVLARMVEDVTEMDKGLLYLTDNLHRSLDDGMRLKALEYFAPLMDDKTLKNDILPRLGIKPKSKDARLLLEWLTMDADWQALLKTGHIPLALATVLSRMTTEDREAIHSLFTGFSWSRSNAVNMVNWLFETAKMRDKAVQDVMLDAGVTTILSQGLSPKDAIARLTTAARLARYPELTKLQDRFTAAAGEITSGTRWRMNQPNNFETGGAELTVQIKDAEQLERAVVEMADIAKASAWEKVWKLGSGND; via the coding sequence TTGCATTTATCCAATGAGATATTCACGGTTTCAGCCGACACCTTAGACGCTTCGGGGGCGCATCTGTTCTGGACAGCCAAACCCGAGACATCACTCCTCAATTCCATTGAAGAATTCGGCCAGGCCACACCGATTCTTGTCTGCCAATCCCCTGAGGGTCTGGTACTCATCGCGGGACACGCTCGCCTGACAGCCCTGAGTACACACGGTCTACCAGTACTTGCCCGAATGGTCGAAGATGTCACCGAGATGGACAAAGGATTGCTGTACCTGACAGACAACCTGCATCGTTCACTCGATGACGGAATGCGGCTCAAGGCCCTGGAGTATTTTGCTCCGCTCATGGATGACAAGACCCTCAAAAACGATATTCTCCCCAGATTGGGCATCAAGCCGAAATCCAAGGATGCGCGTCTGTTGCTGGAATGGCTGACCATGGATGCGGACTGGCAGGCCCTCCTGAAAACAGGCCACATACCTTTGGCTCTGGCCACGGTCTTGTCACGCATGACCACCGAAGACAGGGAGGCGATCCATTCTCTATTTACCGGATTTTCATGGTCTCGCTCCAATGCAGTCAACATGGTAAATTGGCTTTTTGAAACCGCAAAAATGCGTGACAAAGCGGTTCAGGACGTCATGCTTGATGCGGGAGTGACCACCATCCTCTCGCAAGGACTTTCCCCCAAAGATGCCATCGCCCGCCTCACCACGGCGGCACGACTCGCCCGCTACCCGGAACTGACCAAACTTCAGGATCGGTTCACGGCCGCAGCCGGAGAAATCACCTCCGGCACCCGTTGGCGCATGAATCAACCCAACAATTTCGAAACAGGCGGTGCCGAACTCACCGTCCAGATCAAAGACGCCGAACAACTCGAACGAGCGGTTGTGGAAATGGCGGATATTGCCAAGGCCTCTGCCTGGGAAAAAGTGTGGAAGCTGGGAAGTGGCAATGACTAA
- a CDS encoding spore photoproduct lyase family protein produces MTKLLPSHLRKIGHVFVDESMQDSPITQRVQATLAGTDQENIPWTVVPPDQDRVEFDEGDTQALYLKEYKGKFLRFCPGTRAYHCCGYRIIHIGENCPMACSYCILQAYFQDRVLKIWANQDALFTELGNAFGADPNTRYRVGTGEFTDSLALEHLTGYSHNLIGFLEKYDNVVLELKSKVVDLTWMNATSRTDRVLPAWSLNAPFINEHEEFDVSSLKERLEAARTCAEAGFKVCLHFDPIIHYPGWREGYAEIIDMIFDYVRPENIAYMSLGSFRCMPQLNPIIADHFPETTYIYNEFIPGLDGKARLLRPLRVEQFTFMVDRLRKHGMDKQLYFCMESTEVWKQVFGYAPKDFGGLGNRLMARAFGE; encoded by the coding sequence ATGACTAAACTCCTCCCCTCCCATCTGCGCAAAATCGGCCATGTCTTTGTGGATGAATCCATGCAGGATTCCCCCATCACCCAACGAGTTCAAGCCACATTGGCTGGCACCGATCAGGAAAACATTCCATGGACGGTAGTCCCACCCGACCAGGATCGCGTGGAATTTGACGAAGGCGACACCCAAGCGTTGTATCTTAAGGAATATAAAGGGAAATTTCTTCGATTCTGTCCCGGAACCAGAGCGTACCACTGCTGTGGTTACCGCATCATTCACATCGGCGAAAACTGCCCCATGGCCTGCTCCTATTGCATTCTGCAAGCGTATTTTCAGGACCGGGTGCTCAAGATATGGGCCAATCAGGACGCGCTCTTCACGGAATTGGGCAATGCCTTTGGTGCCGACCCAAACACCCGCTATCGAGTTGGAACTGGCGAATTCACGGACTCGCTGGCACTGGAACACCTGACCGGCTATTCCCATAATCTCATTGGATTCCTTGAAAAATATGACAACGTGGTGCTGGAACTGAAATCCAAGGTCGTGGACCTCACTTGGATGAATGCCACCTCTCGGACAGACCGGGTGCTTCCAGCCTGGTCGCTCAATGCACCGTTCATCAACGAACACGAGGAATTCGACGTTTCCAGCTTGAAAGAACGGCTCGAAGCGGCCCGAACCTGTGCCGAAGCAGGGTTCAAGGTCTGCCTGCATTTTGACCCGATCATCCACTACCCCGGCTGGCGAGAAGGCTATGCGGAAATCATCGACATGATCTTCGATTATGTTCGTCCTGAAAACATCGCCTACATGTCACTTGGATCGTTCCGCTGTATGCCGCAACTCAATCCGATTATCGCGGACCATTTTCCCGAGACCACCTATATATATAATGAATTCATCCCGGGACTTGATGGAAAGGCGCGCCTGCTCCGCCCACTGCGCGTGGAACAATTTACATTCATGGTTGACCGCCTGCGCAAGCACGGCATGGACAAACAACTGTATTTCTGCATGGAATCCACAGAAGTCTGGAAGCAGGTCTTTGGCTACGCTCCCAAGGATTTCGGTGGACTGGGCAATCGACTGATGGCCCGGGCATTTGGTGAATAG
- the rpsB gene encoding 30S ribosomal protein S2, with protein sequence MAYVTMKQMLETGVHFGHQTRRWNPKMRPYIFGARNGIHIMDLQQTVKMFATAHDFIVDTVAKGGKVLFIGTKRQAQESVKAEAERAGMFFVTHRWMGGTLTNFQTIKRSIDRLKHLEQMFEDGSISRYTKKEAVGMNREVKKLNLALGGIKELKEAPRAAFVIDPKREQIAIQECRKLGIPVVAVVDSNCDPDMVDYIIPGNDDAIRAIKLFATHMADACLEGAAMQKDYAAKAEAEAKAAKAAKAPEAPKENGVKVERKVSPKKEAKKEAQVEAPAEAPAEAPAEETK encoded by the coding sequence ATGGCTTATGTTACTATGAAGCAGATGCTGGAAACTGGCGTCCACTTCGGCCACCAGACTCGTCGTTGGAATCCCAAAATGCGTCCGTACATCTTTGGCGCACGCAATGGTATCCATATCATGGACTTGCAGCAGACTGTCAAAATGTTTGCCACCGCCCACGACTTCATCGTTGATACCGTCGCCAAAGGCGGCAAAGTGCTGTTCATCGGCACCAAACGTCAGGCTCAGGAATCCGTCAAGGCGGAAGCTGAACGCGCTGGCATGTTTTTCGTCACTCATCGTTGGATGGGCGGCACACTGACCAACTTCCAGACCATCAAACGGTCCATTGATCGCCTTAAGCACCTCGAGCAGATGTTCGAAGACGGTTCCATTTCCCGCTACACCAAAAAAGAAGCTGTGGGCATGAACCGCGAGGTCAAGAAATTGAACTTGGCTCTGGGTGGTATCAAAGAGCTGAAAGAAGCTCCCCGTGCCGCTTTCGTCATTGATCCCAAACGTGAACAAATCGCCATTCAGGAATGCCGCAAACTTGGTATCCCGGTTGTGGCCGTTGTCGACTCCAATTGCGATCCCGACATGGTTGACTACATCATCCCCGGTAACGACGACGCAATCCGTGCTATCAAGTTGTTTGCCACACACATGGCCGATGCCTGTCTCGAAGGCGCAGCCATGCAGAAAGACTATGCTGCAAAAGCTGAAGCCGAAGCCAAGGCTGCCAAGGCTGCAAAAGCTCCCGAGGCCCCCAAGGAAAACGGCGTCAAAGTCGAAAGAAAGGTAAGCCCGAAGAAAGAAGCCAAAAAAGAAGCACAGGTTGAAGCACCTGCCGAGGCACCTGCTGAAGCCCCTGCCGAGGAGACAAAATAA
- the tsf gene encoding translation elongation factor Ts, whose translation MAITAAQVKGLRDKTGAGMMDCKKALVESGGDEEKAVMYLREKGLSKAAKKAGRATSEGLITPYISEDGKTAVISELLCETDFVAKGDDFTGFAKALSEKIANLDVTTGSADDLPADVADVTDLIAKLGENMGVGRFAKITTDGVLGVYLHSNNKLAAVVELTGTEDVDLAKDIAMHVAAMNPACKTSDELPQDVLEKEKALYLKQAMDEGKPENIAEKIVTGRLNKFFKEVCLVEQPFIKEDKKTIKQILGGATVASFQRLALGEKAE comes from the coding sequence ATGGCTATCACTGCTGCACAAGTTAAAGGACTGCGCGACAAGACCGGCGCAGGCATGATGGATTGCAAAAAAGCCCTGGTCGAATCCGGTGGCGATGAAGAAAAAGCAGTCATGTACCTTCGCGAGAAGGGTCTGTCCAAAGCCGCCAAAAAGGCTGGACGCGCCACTTCCGAGGGACTGATTACTCCCTATATCTCCGAAGACGGCAAAACCGCTGTCATCTCCGAACTGCTGTGCGAGACCGACTTCGTTGCCAAAGGTGACGACTTCACGGGCTTTGCAAAAGCACTGTCCGAAAAAATTGCCAATCTGGATGTCACCACCGGCTCCGCAGACGATCTGCCTGCCGACGTGGCCGATGTCACCGACCTCATCGCCAAACTCGGCGAAAACATGGGTGTCGGCCGTTTTGCCAAAATCACCACTGACGGCGTGTTGGGTGTCTACCTGCACTCCAACAACAAACTCGCTGCTGTTGTCGAATTGACCGGCACCGAGGATGTGGACTTGGCCAAAGACATCGCCATGCACGTGGCTGCCATGAACCCCGCCTGCAAGACCTCTGATGAGCTGCCCCAGGATGTCCTGGAAAAAGAAAAGGCACTCTACCTCAAGCAGGCCATGGACGAAGGCAAGCCCGAAAATATTGCCGAAAAGATCGTCACTGGTCGTCTGAACAAGTTCTTCAAGGAAGTCTGTCTCGTTGAGCAGCCTTTCATTAAAGAAGATAAAAAGACCATCAAACAGATCCTTGGTGGCGCCACCGTCGCCAGCTTCCAGCGACTCGCCCTTGGAGAAAAGGCCGAGTAG
- the pyrH gene encoding UMP kinase, with product METARYSRILLKLSGEALAGNQQFGIQPEAIGQFAKEIAEVASSGIQIALVIGGGNIFRGMAASAKGMDRAQGDYMGMLATIMNALAVQDALEKNGCDTRVMTALSMADVAEPYIRRRALRHMDKGRVVICAAGTGNPYFTTDSAAALRALELKCDAIFKATKVDGVYDKDPAKFDDAVRYETVSYMETLEKRLGVMDSTAISMARDNDLPIIVFNLHKEGNIRRAAHGENIGTTVQGD from the coding sequence ATGGAAACAGCGCGGTACTCGCGAATTCTTCTGAAACTCAGTGGCGAAGCGCTCGCCGGGAATCAGCAATTCGGCATTCAGCCGGAGGCTATCGGTCAATTTGCCAAGGAAATTGCAGAGGTTGCATCCTCCGGAATCCAGATTGCTCTGGTCATCGGCGGAGGAAATATCTTCCGTGGCATGGCTGCCAGCGCCAAAGGTATGGACCGCGCCCAGGGTGATTACATGGGAATGCTTGCCACGATCATGAACGCGCTTGCCGTGCAGGATGCGTTGGAAAAAAACGGATGTGACACTCGTGTCATGACCGCCCTTTCCATGGCTGACGTGGCTGAACCGTACATTCGCAGACGCGCGCTCCGGCATATGGACAAAGGCCGTGTCGTCATCTGCGCTGCCGGAACAGGCAACCCGTATTTCACCACCGATTCCGCAGCGGCCCTGCGCGCACTCGAATTAAAGTGTGACGCAATTTTCAAGGCAACCAAAGTGGACGGCGTGTATGACAAGGACCCCGCCAAATTTGACGACGCGGTCAGATATGAAACAGTCTCGTACATGGAAACCCTGGAAAAACGGCTCGGCGTCATGGACTCCACCGCCATTTCCATGGCACGCGACAACGATCTGCCAATTATTGTCTTCAACTTGCATAAGGAAGGCAACATCCGCAGAGCCGCTCACGGCGAAAACATAGGAACGACTGTCCAAGGAGACTAA
- the frr gene encoding ribosome recycling factor, with protein MQSVLDDGKKRMAGAIAALEKEFGKLRTGRATTALVDGIVVDYYGTPTPINQLSSVSVPDSKTLTIQPWDKGAFGAVEKAIQTSDLGLNPVNDGKIIRISIPPLTEERRKDLVKVAKKYTEDAKIALRNVRRDMNDMLKKMEKDKDISEDDKKRGESDVQKMTDDFVKKSEEVLGLKEKEILEI; from the coding sequence ATGCAATCCGTACTCGATGATGGGAAAAAGAGAATGGCAGGGGCCATTGCAGCTCTTGAAAAAGAATTCGGCAAGCTGCGCACCGGACGCGCCACAACCGCTCTGGTAGACGGAATCGTCGTGGATTATTACGGCACTCCGACGCCCATCAACCAGCTTTCATCCGTCTCTGTTCCCGACTCCAAGACCCTCACCATCCAACCCTGGGACAAAGGGGCTTTCGGTGCGGTCGAAAAAGCGATTCAGACATCCGATCTCGGTCTCAACCCGGTCAATGACGGAAAAATCATCCGTATCAGCATTCCGCCCCTGACCGAAGAACGCCGTAAAGATTTGGTTAAAGTCGCCAAAAAGTACACCGAAGACGCCAAGATTGCCCTCCGCAATGTACGTCGAGACATGAACGACATGCTCAAAAAGATGGAAAAAGACAAGGATATCAGTGAAGACGACAAGAAACGTGGTGAATCTGATGTCCAGAAAATGACCGACGATTTCGTCAAGAAATCCGAAGAAGTGCTTGGCCTGAAAGAAAAGGAAATCCTTGAAATTTAA
- a CDS encoding isoprenyl transferase, with protein sequence MNITHIPAHIAIIMDGNGRWAKQRGLKRTDGHKAGAEAVRAVVTHCRKKGIKHLTLYTFSKENWSRPKDEIKKLFELLTSFLSKEEKSLKKEGIRLKILGELADLPLTVRQLLKHVMWQTRNCTGMTLNLALNYSGREEILRATRALLEKGIAPEAVTETSFAEELWTTGQPDPDLIIRTSGELRISNYLLFQCAYSEFYFTDTYWPDFTPEELDKAIEDLNSRQRRFGKTSDQITNHNETETIR encoded by the coding sequence TTGAACATCACACATATTCCCGCCCATATAGCCATCATCATGGATGGCAACGGCAGGTGGGCCAAACAGCGCGGACTGAAGAGAACCGACGGACACAAAGCCGGTGCCGAAGCAGTTCGCGCTGTGGTCACACACTGTCGAAAAAAAGGTATCAAGCACCTCACGCTCTACACCTTTTCCAAAGAGAATTGGTCTCGTCCAAAAGATGAAATCAAAAAACTCTTTGAGCTGCTGACCTCATTTTTATCCAAAGAAGAAAAAAGTCTCAAAAAAGAAGGAATCAGACTCAAGATTCTGGGAGAACTTGCGGACCTGCCATTGACGGTTCGCCAGCTCTTGAAACACGTCATGTGGCAGACAAGAAACTGCACGGGCATGACACTCAATCTGGCGCTCAACTATTCGGGAAGAGAAGAAATTCTTCGCGCCACTCGGGCATTGCTGGAAAAAGGAATCGCTCCTGAGGCCGTGACCGAGACCTCGTTTGCCGAAGAGCTTTGGACGACCGGCCAGCCGGACCCCGATCTCATAATCCGCACGAGTGGAGAACTGCGAATTTCAAATTACCTGCTCTTCCAGTGCGCCTATTCGGAATTCTACTTCACGGACACCTATTGGCCCGATTTTACACCGGAAGAACTGGATAAAGCCATCGAAGACCTCAACTCCAGGCAACGACGGTTCGGCAAAACATCCGACCAAATCACCAATCACAACGAAACTGAGACGATTCGATAA
- a CDS encoding phosphatidate cytidylyltransferase, with product MDISPHKQRITTSIGLAVLPAMALIFQGWVLFAVLALFCVLTLWEFYSMFRPIQSMTAFKSLGAAFTFLLLGAFTTDNIHYPAAVLLIAFWASGFIFLIRYSKDITASYRHAAIFLAGLVYIPLNFHFFLTMHTLEIILVIGAAAISDTTAFYAGTLWGKKKIWPRVSPKKSWVGSLSGLAVCTIAVTAYGITCGSAAWWQWILLGMALNIAAQFGDFFESALKRTLDIKDSGVILPGHGGLLDRVDSLLLAIPTYGLISMVHPFFK from the coding sequence ATGGATATCTCCCCACACAAACAACGAATTACGACGAGTATCGGACTGGCGGTCCTTCCGGCCATGGCACTTATCTTTCAAGGTTGGGTCCTGTTCGCAGTACTCGCCCTCTTTTGTGTCCTGACGCTTTGGGAATTCTATTCCATGTTCCGCCCCATCCAATCCATGACGGCCTTCAAATCCCTTGGTGCGGCCTTTACCTTCCTGCTTCTGGGCGCGTTCACCACAGACAATATTCACTACCCGGCAGCCGTATTGCTCATCGCATTCTGGGCTTCCGGATTCATTTTCCTCATCAGATATAGCAAGGATATCACCGCTTCGTACCGACATGCGGCCATTTTCCTCGCCGGTCTGGTCTACATTCCACTCAATTTCCATTTCTTCCTGACCATGCACACGCTCGAAATCATCCTCGTAATCGGTGCAGCGGCCATCTCCGACACCACGGCCTTTTATGCAGGCACGCTCTGGGGCAAGAAAAAAATATGGCCACGGGTCAGCCCAAAAAAATCCTGGGTCGGTTCACTCAGCGGTCTTGCCGTTTGTACCATTGCCGTGACAGCCTATGGCATCACCTGTGGCTCGGCCGCATGGTGGCAATGGATACTGCTTGGCATGGCACTCAACATTGCCGCCCAATTCGGTGATTTCTTCGAATCCGCCTTGAAACGGACACTGGACATCAAGGACTCGGGGGTCATCTTGCCTGGACATGGCGGTCTTCTGGACCGAGTGGACAGCCTTTTGTTGGCAATCCCGACCTATGGATTGATTTCCATGGTCCATCCTTTCTTCAAATAA
- the dxr gene encoding 1-deoxy-D-xylulose-5-phosphate reductoisomerase, whose amino-acid sequence MKSYISLWPEKAQLPDFPRAISILGATGSIGTSALKVIRKHPELFTVTALAGGHNGTKLAELCTEFRPQFAAVLTNQARTDLMANLPTDYTPEILVGPEAYVELARLDTVDLVLSSIVGAAGFEPTLAAAKAGKMIGLANKESLVLGGHIIRETCQKSGAIILPVDSEHNALFQGLMGHIEHSEKALSRLILTASGGPFRGKDTEFLSTVTRKQALAHPNWSMGAKISIDSATLMNKGLELIEACHLYGMPPSKVDVVVHAQSIVHSLVEYTDGSQLAHLGTPDMQIPIAHCLCFPDRVTVDVPQLNLAHVGTLTFEEPDATAFPCLQLARDAYAASPSHPIVLNAANEVAVAAFLDETIRFLDIPAIIESALERHSTVDVTTSDAVLSLDQQVRREALSTL is encoded by the coding sequence GTGAAATCCTATATTTCCCTTTGGCCTGAAAAAGCCCAGCTCCCGGACTTTCCTCGTGCCATCAGCATCCTTGGAGCGACAGGGTCCATTGGAACGTCTGCCCTCAAAGTCATACGGAAGCACCCGGAACTATTTACCGTCACGGCTCTTGCTGGCGGGCACAACGGCACCAAGTTGGCAGAACTTTGTACAGAATTTCGTCCCCAATTCGCTGCGGTGCTGACCAATCAGGCACGCACGGATCTCATGGCAAATCTGCCCACGGACTACACCCCTGAAATTCTGGTCGGTCCCGAGGCCTATGTGGAACTGGCCCGACTTGACACGGTCGATCTGGTCCTGTCGAGCATTGTCGGTGCTGCCGGTTTCGAACCAACTCTCGCCGCGGCCAAAGCCGGAAAGATGATCGGTCTGGCCAACAAGGAATCCCTTGTTCTGGGCGGCCACATCATTCGTGAAACCTGTCAAAAATCCGGGGCAATCATCCTGCCGGTCGATTCGGAACACAACGCCCTTTTCCAAGGGTTGATGGGGCATATCGAACACTCGGAAAAAGCACTGTCTCGGCTTATCCTGACCGCATCGGGCGGTCCATTCCGCGGCAAGGATACTGAATTTCTCTCAACCGTGACCCGCAAACAAGCCCTGGCCCATCCGAACTGGTCCATGGGTGCCAAAATTTCCATCGATTCGGCAACGCTGATGAACAAAGGACTGGAACTGATCGAGGCCTGCCACCTGTATGGAATGCCTCCGTCCAAGGTGGACGTTGTGGTCCACGCCCAATCCATTGTCCATTCGCTGGTGGAATATACCGATGGCTCACAGCTCGCTCACCTTGGAACGCCGGACATGCAGATTCCCATCGCCCACTGTCTGTGCTTTCCCGATCGGGTCACCGTGGATGTTCCCCAACTGAATCTTGCACACGTCGGCACTCTGACCTTTGAAGAACCGGATGCAACAGCCTTTCCGTGTCTGCAACTGGCTCGTGATGCGTATGCCGCCAGCCCCAGTCATCCCATCGTCCTCAATGCCGCCAATGAAGTGGCCGTGGCCGCATTCCTTGACGAAACCATCCGTTTCCTCGATATCCCGGCCATAATCGAATCCGCTCTGGAGCGTCACTCCACGGTTGATGTCACCACTTCAGACGCTGTTCTGTCCCTGGATCAACAGGTACGCAGAGAAGCATTGAGTACGCTCTAG
- the rseP gene encoding RIP metalloprotease RseP produces MITSIIAIVLVLGGLIFFHELGHFAVARVFGMGVKAFSLGFGPKLAGFTSGKTEYKLAAIPLGGYVALAGEQGEEETDFADEELFANRPAWQRLCVVAAGPFFNFLLAFLIYWFLALAQGQAIILPLVGGVLPDSPAASAGFQKDDLITSIDGNPIASWSEMVQSIQTAEGQLLTVVVNRGEAHITLHVTPEVQTHKNIFGEPVTVPMVGINMSGQFRYEETEGSGLTIALMHTWHQSQQVVKGFISIIERLIPVEMVGGPIMLAQMVSHSAQNGVYELLAMMALISVNLAIINLLPIPVLDGGHILFFTLEIIFRRPLNEKWKGLSMRFGLLILLLLMGLAIFNDVRRLLS; encoded by the coding sequence ATGATAACAAGCATCATCGCCATCGTTCTGGTTCTCGGCGGACTGATATTTTTTCATGAACTGGGTCACTTTGCCGTTGCCCGTGTATTCGGCATGGGGGTCAAGGCCTTCTCATTGGGTTTTGGGCCCAAACTCGCCGGCTTCACGTCCGGCAAAACCGAATACAAACTCGCTGCCATCCCGCTGGGAGGCTATGTCGCTCTGGCTGGTGAACAAGGCGAAGAAGAAACCGATTTTGCCGATGAAGAACTCTTTGCCAACCGCCCTGCCTGGCAACGCCTGTGCGTGGTTGCCGCAGGCCCTTTCTTCAACTTCCTGCTCGCCTTTCTCATCTATTGGTTCCTTGCACTGGCCCAAGGGCAGGCGATCATCCTGCCACTCGTTGGCGGCGTGTTGCCAGACAGCCCGGCTGCTTCGGCAGGCTTCCAGAAAGACGACCTGATCACCTCCATTGACGGAAACCCCATCGCTTCATGGTCGGAAATGGTCCAATCCATTCAAACGGCTGAAGGCCAACTTTTGACCGTGGTCGTCAATCGCGGAGAAGCACACATCACCCTGCACGTCACTCCAGAGGTGCAGACGCATAAGAATATTTTCGGGGAACCAGTCACCGTTCCCATGGTCGGCATCAACATGAGCGGCCAATTCAGATACGAAGAAACAGAAGGCTCCGGCCTGACCATTGCCCTCATGCACACCTGGCATCAATCACAGCAGGTGGTCAAAGGTTTCATTTCCATCATTGAACGACTCATCCCAGTCGAAATGGTCGGCGGTCCTATCATGCTGGCTCAAATGGTCAGCCACAGCGCCCAGAACGGCGTCTATGAGCTACTCGCCATGATGGCGCTCATTTCCGTCAACCTCGCCATCATCAACCTGTTACCTATTCCGGTGCTGGATGGCGGACACATCCTGTTCTTCACGCTGGAAATCATTTTCCGCCGGCCGCTCAATGAAAAATGGAAAGGCTTGTCCATGCGTTTTGGCCTGCTTATTCTATTGCTGCTCATGGGTCTCGCCATCTTCAATGATGTTCGCAGACTGCTTTCATAA